The sequence below is a genomic window from Brevibacillus laterosporus.
CCGGTAGTGACAATAAACCATTTGCTCGTTTATGTTAAAGAAGAAATTCATTTTGTCCAGCCTTTTTTTCATAATCCTCATTTTTTCATTGTAACAAATAAGGATGCACAAAGCGTAGATTTCATGTGCTCACATGGTGAGATGAGAAATGATGATTCTTTCGAGAAAAAAATGATAGCGCTCTCAATGAAGACGATCCAAGAAGCAACCTTTACAAAAGCTCCTGCTATTCGTTATGGAGAAGAAATGTATCCAAAATCACTGCAGGGATGGATCAGTCTAGGAAGTCCTGTGTATATAAATAATAAAAAAAAGGGGTATGTTAGCTTGAACTATCAGTCAGAAGAGCATATTTCCTACATAGTAAATATTTTTTGCTACATCATAAAAACAGTGGAAAGGCGATTAAATAATGCCGGACCTTCCCACAAGGAGCAGGAATTGAAGAAGAAATTCAAAGACTTACAGCTAACCAAGAAAGAGTGTGAGATTGCCTATTGTCTTCTTGAAAATATCTCTATCAAAGATATTTCAAAACATCATTTTATTTCGGTAGAGACAGTTCGAACACACGTGAAAAATATCTACAACAAAGTTGGTGTAAACAACAGAGTAGACTTAATTAGAACGTTTGTATAACGATACTTACAAAAATCCCCCGTAAAGGTGATTTTAATTATTTGTGAATAGAATATAATAAAAATTGTAAAAGTTACCATTTGAAAATAAATGATATTTTTATCATGGTAATCTAAAATGGTGATTTTTTCAAAGTGGTTCGAGGGTTTTTATATCTCTAGCGCGTTCTTCCATGGAATAGAGTGTAATCCCGAGCACCACAGTTGAAATGTAAGTTAACTTAAAAAATTTTAAACATGTGA
It includes:
- a CDS encoding helix-turn-helix transcriptional regulator, which encodes MQQHSKMPVVTINHLLVYVKEEIHFVQPFFHNPHFFIVTNKDAQSVDFMCSHGEMRNDDSFEKKMIALSMKTIQEATFTKAPAIRYGEEMYPKSLQGWISLGSPVYINNKKKGYVSLNYQSEEHISYIVNIFCYIIKTVERRLNNAGPSHKEQELKKKFKDLQLTKKECEIAYCLLENISIKDISKHHFISVETVRTHVKNIYNKVGVNNRVDLIRTFV